The Fodinicurvata sediminis DSM 21159 DNA window CACCTTGTCATAGACACGTAGTTCCCTCAGTGCATCTAATGCATTTTGCCAGAGATAGATGCCGGCGCCGATTTCGCGAAGGTCTTTTCCCTTTTCATGGACTCTTACGTTCCAGCCTTGCTGGGCGAGTGCCGTTGCTGCTGCCAATCCGGCCAATCCCGCCCCAGCAATTTCGGCTTCCCGTGTCCTGCTCATATCCTAATTTCCTCTGTTTGGGTAGATACGCTGGCTTTTTTTACGAACGATGCACCAGCCAGGTGCTGGCTCAGCCGTTTCTTGTAACCAGTGACATGTTCCTCTGTGTGGCTGCGTCCAAAACGGAGAATCTGGTTATACGTGGCTGATAAAGTGACGGATCTCCGATGCGACCTGTTCTGGTGCTTCAGCCAGGATTGAATGCTTCAGACCTTTGAGGATGACGAGCTTAGAATCCTCTAATTGGCTGTGTATGAATTCGTTGAGGCGCGGGTTGCAACCGCCATCGAGTTCACCTGTCAGGACGAGTGAAGGCGCTGAAACTTCATGCAGCCACGGAGCCATTTCTGTTTCAGCATAGATATGAAAGACATTGAGGAAGACGTCGGGGTTGGTGCCCACAACTTGTTTCAGGCGTGCTTGAACAACGTCTGGGTTGGCGCGAGCGAAGTCATCTGTGTACCAACGGTCAACCAATGTCTCCAGGACATTGCCAATGCCTTCGCTTTCCATTCGGGCAACGACGCCCTGCACCTTTTCCTTGTCGTTT harbors:
- a CDS encoding alpha/beta fold hydrolase is translated as MAASIDCPHWENGQGDPLVLVHGIGASHAAWNGVVENLKSDFLCISYDLRGHGDAPLPGESFGLDELVEDLEALRKKLGLDRMHIAGHSLGGMIGPAYAREYPDHVETLSLLSTAAGRTENDKEKVQGVVARMESEGIGNVLETLVDRWYTDDFARANPDVVQARLKQVVGTNPDVFLNVFHIYAETEMAPWLHEVSAPSLVLTGELDGGCNPRLNEFIHSQLEDSKLVILKGLKHSILAEAPEQVASEIRHFISHV